GTCTTCGAGCAGCGGGTCGAGCTCGAAGCTCACGTACCCGTCATTGCCGTTCGTTTCCTTGTTGACCCCGGCGAAGACGTCCTGCGCCTGCTTGACGAGTTTGTCGGTCATCGCCCACGCGACCGCTTCGTCGTCGAGTCCCTTGTCGAAGAACTCGCTCATCTGCGAATCGAATCGCCCGGTCTTGAGGATGTCCGAGACGATGATGGGGTTGGACGTCGCGCCGGTCGCGCCCAGGGCGCGGTTCCGCGTGACGAGCTGCGGGTCGATGGAGTCGAGCCAGAGTTTGGTGCCGCTGGCGATGAGCGATTTGAGGCCGGTCATGGAGGCGTCCTTTCGCGTGAATTTCCCGTGAACGTGCGTAACAACCTTGATTGATGATATCGGCCCGACGCCCCGCCGTCATCCACGCCCGGCGATCAATATGATCAATAACACGATATTCACCAGGCCCGATAGCACGGCGATCCAGAAAAGCGGCTGTTCCAGGAGCGGAATCGCCCCGCTTTCGACCGCCCCGCCGGCGTCGGCATCGCCTTCGCCCGACGCATCTTCGATCCCCGCCAGGTACGAAATGTCGATGGTTTTGCGCGCTTGCAGCGGCGGGCGACCCTCCGCGACGGCGCGCAGATCGTCGAGCAGATGACCCGTCGAGGCGTAGCGCTTCTTGCGATCCTTGGCCATCATCACTTCGATGATCTCGCTCACGCCCGCCGACAACTCCGGGTTGATGTGATCCGGCGGCTTGGGCGCTTCCTTCAGATGTTTGCGCATCACCTCCGACGGCGTCTTGCCGGAAAAGGGGACGCGGCCGGTGAGCATGTGATAGAACGTCGCGCCGAGTCCGTAGATGTCGCAGCGGAAGTCGATGTCCACGTCGCCGCGGATCTGTTCGGGGCTGATGTAGTACGGCGTGCCGAAGGCCTTGCCCGCCTCGGCCTCCGCCGCCTCGCGATCGCTCACTTCGCGCGCCAAGCCCATGTCCGCCAGCTTCGCCACGCCGTCTTTGGCGAGCATGATGTTCTTGGTCTTCACATCGCGATGGATGAACCCCTTGGTGTGCGCGTGGTTGAGGGCTTCGGCGACCTGGATGATCACGCGCAGTCCCTCGGCCTCGTCGTAGCGGCCGATCTTCTCCATCTGTTCGCTGACGGTCCGGCCCTCGACGTACTCCATCACGAAGTAGTGTCGCTCGCCGGCCTGACCGACGTCGATGGCCTGCACGATGTTGGGGTGATTGAGCTTCGCCGCGGCGCGGCCCTCGGCGTAAAACCGCTCGACGAACGCCGGGTCATGATGCGCCCGGCGCGGCAGCACCTTGATCGCCACCGTCCGATCGAGACTCAATTGCTTAGCTTTATAAACCTTCGCCATCGCGCCTTCGCCGAGTTTTTCGAGAATGTGGTACCCGGGAATCTGATGATCCGTGCTCGACTTTTTCGAGTCGGCGGAGGCGGCGGCGGAGCGGACGCGGTCGAGCTGGCGCTGCGTGACGATGCCCTGATGCACGAGGAGTTCGACGAGCTTTTCGACGCGGGCTTCGTCGCCCAGGTCGCGCCATTTCTCGAGGCATGCGCGCACTTCGTCCTTCGTGGCCAGGCCCTGATCAATCACGGCCCGGCCGATGGCCGATGCTTCGTTGGCGGCGTCCTCGCGAACCATGAATTTCCGGCAATGAGCAAAAAAATTGAACCACGATGAACCACGCCCGGAAGAAGTTCGTAACACGGTAAGCGCCGCCGACGGGGCTGTCAATCATGAAGTTGGGACGGCGACTTGACACACCTTCACACGCAAACAATATTGATCGGCTCCACCCGACTCCGTTGAGGTTCTTCATGATTCAAGTCCAGCAACTGGTCAAGTACTATGGCCCGCACCTGGCCGTCGATCGTCTCGATCTGAATGTCGAAGACGGGCAGGTCGTCGGCATCCTCGGCCCCAACGGCGCGGGCAAGACGACCACCCTCCGCATCCTCACCTGCTTCATGCCCCCCACCTCCGGCAA
Above is a window of Planctomycetota bacterium DNA encoding:
- a CDS encoding protein kinase, translated to MVREDAANEASAIGRAVIDQGLATKDEVRACLEKWRDLGDEARVEKLVELLVHQGIVTQRQLDRVRSAAASADSKKSSTDHQIPGYHILEKLGEGAMAKVYKAKQLSLDRTVAIKVLPRRAHHDPAFVERFYAEGRAAAKLNHPNIVQAIDVGQAGERHYFVMEYVEGRTVSEQMEKIGRYDEAEGLRVIIQVAEALNHAHTKGFIHRDVKTKNIMLAKDGVAKLADMGLAREVSDREAAEAEAGKAFGTPYYISPEQIRGDVDIDFRCDIYGLGATFYHMLTGRVPFSGKTPSEVMRKHLKEAPKPPDHINPELSAGVSEIIEVMMAKDRKKRYASTGHLLDDLRAVAEGRPPLQARKTIDISYLAGIEDASGEGDADAGGAVESGAIPLLEQPLFWIAVLSGLVNIVLLIILIAGRG